A single window of Xiphophorus hellerii strain 12219 chromosome 12, Xiphophorus_hellerii-4.1, whole genome shotgun sequence DNA harbors:
- the LOC116729393 gene encoding uncharacterized protein LOC116729393 → MEEEIQELKKLVASLRADNEQLRQGQASLRAQPSTSSALPNAPPTPSLPVAERLIFVPRDRKCPIFRGRTGIGLSEWMEEAKVCMRARHLSVVDQAFFLFDHLEGEARNEIKYRSSAEREDPARIFEILQELYGCSESYVALQEAFFSRRQLEGESLQEFSLTLMGLMEKVKQRAPAGMLNSETLLRDQFVEQVLDSSLRRELKQLVRMRPDSTLLEVRAAAIQWEREGVPHSGRSRSQSVPSVYGVQYGVRGGPQVASLTSATEMSQIREMLKRQQEQLQQLSASISQLQNFRRPNQPRFTGPVICRRCNQPGHFARECDGVRAPHRTQCQSDSAAQSRSASMAEN, encoded by the coding sequence ATGGAAGAAGAAATTCAGGAACTTAAAAAGCTGGTAGCAAGCTTACGAGCCGACAATGAGCAGTTGCGACAAGGACAGGCTAGCTTACGTGCTCAGCCGTCCACTTCTTCAGCTTTGCCTAATGCCCCTCCTACGCCTAGTCTCCCTGTAGCAGAGAGACTGATTTTTGTACCTAGAGATAGGAAATGTCCCATCTTCAGAGGGAGGACAGGTATAGGTTTGAGTGAGTGGATGGAGGAAGCGAAGGTGTGTATGAGAGCACGACATCTGTCTGTGGTTGACCAAGCGTTTTTCCTATTCGATCACCTGGAGGGAGAGgctagaaatgaaataaagtatCGCTCTAGTGCAGAGAGAGAGGACCCTGCTAGAATATTTGAGATCCTACAGGAATTGTATGGTTGTTCAGAGTCCTATGTTGCTCTTCAAGAGGCCTTCTTTTCTAGAAGACAACTAGAGGGAGAGAGTCTTCAGGAGTTCTCCCTTACATTAATGGGCCTTATGGAGAAGGTAAAGCAGCGTGCACCTGCTGGTATGCTGAATTCTGAGACGTTGCTAAGAGATCAGTTTGTCGAACAGGTGTTAGACAGTTCCCTGCGTCGTGAGCTGAAGCAGCTGGTACGCATGAGGCCGGACAGCACTTTGCTTGAGGTTAGGGCTGCAGCAATCCAGTGGGAACGCGAAGGGGTACCTCATAGTGGGAGGAGTCGTAGCCAGTCGGTTCCCTCAGTTTATGGTGTCCAGTATGGGGTTCGTGGTGGTCCTCAGGTAGCTTCTTTAACATCAGCAACGGAAATGAGCCAGATAAGAGAAATGCTAAAGCGTCAGCAagagcagctccagcagcttaGTGCAAGCATTTCTCAGTTGCAGAATTTCCGCCGTCCTAACCAGCCACGCTTTACTGGCCCAGTGATCTGTAGGCGGTGTAACCAGCCTGGTCATTTTGCACGAGAGTGTGATGGGGTGCGTGCCCCCCATCGAACCCAATGCCAGTCAGATTCAGCTGCTCAGTCCCGTTCTGCTTCCATGGCGGAAAACTAG